The window GCGCATCAATGAATTTCACTTATCAAAATTCACTTAGTgtaaaccatagagtaataaacatagatagagggattatacgcaatttttacatgtccccaacatggttagattacgttgtcggattgtgatatattttcaaatccacaatttcactatattattatgaatgtatattatattgaataaaatatatttatttgagagatttccgattgaatatgcaaattcgaaaatttggaatccaatatttttcctaattgtcgaatttataataagcagaatatttattaatttctgtagctacctgctgaaatccaaggtttggcaagtGTTggtctcctagtgtcatccgttgttacaagtcgtttggcgcgcttgaagtttgttttctgaatttctgatatattgaggtatttattccaatatatttttagttaatatgaaacgttgattcactatgggacataagaagtgttttctttgtggagaaactgtagaattgagtgaaatatcgtatcactgatatgttttcatttccgcgcgcttcatgtcaaatttgatagtttatgttggggacacaatttgcttactaaaaatgacatatgctgccTCTATctctgtttattactctgagggaatTTCtaattcgatttttggattttgTACAATGGAAAAATGTTCAGGAGtttaagaaaaagaaaatttcgaaagttttttttggaaatgaGAGATAGCAGGCACTTATTGCAACTCTAGACTTTCATGCAAGTGTTTCACATTGTTATCCTTTTCACGGATTCAATATACAAAAGGGGTTTCCAATGAAATGTTCCATTTTAAATATAACTCTATCTGAGCAGCtatatttgacaagtaaaaactacgacattactaaaaatagaacaatacacgcttcaacaacacaCTAACACAGtgcaattgttaaaattcactacaaaaatgttcaCAGTTCACACTACAAAAACAATTTTGAGTATTTGTGAAGCACCATTTcggtcggcaatagtgaaactgatggaaaaatttgagttgttgGGAGCGTATCCTCGTTGATTGGGTTCTTGCAATCTCTAAAAATAATCCGGAATCAttgttaatgatttttttatggaatatacTGACGGGTACtacaattattttcaacaagacggcgctatgtGCCTGACAAGGAACAAAACAATGACAAGAAGTGGTGAACCTAATTGTcctccgagatcttgtgatttaacacacttaggttttttttcacatgaaaaataaggtctatgccaatgatccacaatcgattcaagaccttaaaaatggaattcgtgaagttatcgaggacatacagctgcaaatgtgcgaattggttatgggaaatttcatgaaaggaacCATAGTCGTGGCGACCATTGGGCTGTTATCGTTTTCCATAGTTAATGGCatgcaatgaaataaacatccattgagtttctcaaaatatactcgttttttttcatcagaaagaAACCTTTATTGAATACTTACAGTTTTCTTTCAATTGACAGTCGAATGGTGTAAAATCTGTAACTTTATTTTTTAACCAGTTATTGACACTCCAACAGTCACATGGATTCGACAAActcaaattgatattttgatttattagatAGTTGAGGCCACATAGGCCCGAAAAATGTTCAACCCTCAGTTCAGTTAGATTAttacctgaaaaaaattgtcattAAAAGTATATCAGCATTAAATAGCCTTAATTCATCGAAAAAACTATATAAcctattcataaattatagaaTAGGCAGTAGGCTACTCGAATTATTCAGTGATTTTCATTGCGCAAAATAAAAGTGGATATCTTCGcataaaaatttctaaataGAGTAAAATCCAAGACAACGAATTTCAGACACCCGatacatattaggccaattgaaaagtacccggtctgatgcactgATGGCGGttctagtattaaatccatatgatttttagttagtaccaaccttcaaacgatacgtgtcaaaatttgacagcagtccggccattagtttgtgagatattgcgttgtgagtgtagctacttttgttattggaAAGAAggtggaaaaaaaataaattccgtGTAGTgacaaaatattgctttttgaaggaaaaaaatacagttgaagcaaattcttgacttgatgaagagtttccggggtctgcaccaggaaaatcaaccatcattgattggtatgttaCTTTAAACGTGTTGAAttgacggcgaacgcagtggacgcacaaaagaggctgtcaccgacgaaaaaaatcaaaaaagttcacaaaataattttgaattaggtaccgtaaagtgaaattgatcgagatagcagacattgtgaagatatcatctgaacgtgtacatcatatcattcacgaatatttgtacatgagaaaactgtatgcaaaatggatgccgcgcgagctcacaatcgatcaaaagcaacaacgtgttaatgatactgagcagtgtttgaagctgtttaagtgcagtAAACCTGAATCcagagcgaggaaaaacacaaagtGAGCTGGTAAGGGTATGGCatgagtattctgggatgtgcaaggtataatattcattgattacctccaaaagggccagaatATCAAGAGCGATCATTatgtagcgttattggatcgtttaaaggatgaaatcgtcaaaaacggccccatttgaagaaaaaaggtgctgtttcatcaagacaatgcgtcgtgtcacaaatcaatgaaaacaatagcaaaattgcatgaattgggcttcgaattgcttctgcatccaccgtattcgccagatctggaccccagcgacttttttcctgttctcagacctcaaaagaatgctagcgcgaaatgaagaagtaatctaACTGAAaccgaaactgaggtctattttgaagcgaaagacaaatcgtactacaaaaatggtatcgaaaagttgaaagatcgctcaaatcactgtatcgccctcgaaggcaactatgttgaataataaaatcgaatctcgccaaaaaattgtgttttactattgtagaccggggacttttcaattggcctgttagaaaTCGATTTATGACATAAACCTACCAGAAacattatatttcaacaaagtcGGTAATACCCCCATATTCGGCAAACGTTCCAATTCTGAATAGCTCAAATCCAGATGAGCTAACGGACTAGTTATCGGTTTGGTCTTCTCAATAGCTTCGACAATGTTAGTAAACAATTGGTTGCTCAAATAAAGGGTTTGAAGAGATGGgagatggaaaatattttctggAATCTTGATTGTAACAGCACCCGACAAATCTAATCCGGTTAAGTCATCCAGACCATCAAACGTATCTGCGGCAATCGTGCTCAAAAGATTGTCTTGTAGATAGAGAGCTTTGAGGTGGCGATATCTTTTCAGATCAGAATATCGCAACCTTCTGATACGGTTCATGGCGAGATCAataacctgaaaaaaaatgagatgaaaaaatttcagattcgaGATTAAAAAACAGTTTTTATTTACTATCACTACTGAGGAAAAATTTCTAAAGCGAATAGCTACTTTTGCTTGTAGAGTTACTCAAAATCATGTGTCTGGTTATCATCCATAACTATGACCAAAATAAAACAACTGGATGATTTGGATAATGTATTATTCTCTCAATTCTATATGAAAACCAACGTTTTGGAGGTAATTTTCTTAGATTCCAGAATTTAAGAGTAGAATCAGCAATTATATATTTCCCTACGcacattcgccattttgtaactactttttttttcaccgtttcttttttaaatttcttgaattcatcaatgaaaagaattattcaaatatttagtAAATGTTTACAAAATCGCCCCctcgtatttttcattttttaatttatttttcattgaaaatgggCATTTTAGAATGATTCTTGATGGTTTTTAATGCTGGCAAACtagcatttatatttttttttataattttacgAAAAATCGCCGAAATCTGCATACGAACAAGTTTGCCATCTTTAAAAATCATTCCTAACCTAAGCTAACAGATAATAGGTTATgttagttaggttaggttagattttTTATGATTTGCCATCAATAAAAATCATTCCCAACCTAAACTAACAGATAATAGTGTATGTTAGGTTAGAAATgatttcatatgatttttattgatgGCGAACTAGTTTTATTCAGatatccaaaattgttatttaaattagaaatattattaaattcTTTGAATTGTTTTTGGGAATATCGTCATCAATCTTTACATTTTCAAGAGCAAAAGTGCTTTGAATTCACCATTTCCATAACGTTTCTTTGGAGATTCCTACCCTCCCAGAACCTCTGTTCACTGTCTATCccgttttcaaaaaataaaaatttcgattgaatatttgaaaaataataaaaaataatgaatacataAATTCGAATGTGAAGAAGCGTAGGTACTGAAGCTTAtgacttcacatcagtgcttttctaAATTATTTGTTCAAATGAATTCTCAAAGTAGTTTGAACTAATATAAAAGTCAGCAAGATCTGTGAATCTGAGGAAAGTCAAATTCTAGTAGAAAAAAGGAATACCTACATCACGGGATCccaataatttcttcttttgaactgaaaatgtttgagatgactCGAAACAAAAATGACTCAGCTTACCTCAATATCCGCTCTTAAACATTGTGGAAAACTTCTAAAAACCCTATTCGAACAGTCTGCAGCACGCATTCCAAAAACTCTGCTTATTTggcattttatttcttttttacaATCTGCACTTCTTCCAATTTGGATTATAGCTATTAAAACCAATAGAATGGGAAATACATGCATCTCTGAAACGGAAAGAATTATTTGATAACTTAACTTCAGCATTCAgtttacttgaaaaaaatcgaCAAAAAAATACTCAAGAATGAatttaaacaaaataataaatacgaGTAAAGCATCAGAGAGAGTTGAAAGTAAATATCGATAATGATAACGATAAATATTTCGAAGTTACTTATGGTTTCACTATAAAATTCATTTATGTTCTCATCAATAAAATTCTTATGAGAAATGGAAAGTATAAAGGCATTTAAACTTTCCGTTATTTTTTCAATCATGTGTTTTATAATGCAAATTCTTTCTGAaacaatttcctcaaattttcttttcattttaaattatgtatttcaatgaaagatttaaaaaaatgttattttttgaaGGTTTATGAATTCCCAACATTAACGGAGTGTGAAGTGCAATCTTAGCATTATTTTCTTTCATACTTGTTGGGCGAAGTAGTCACAGtcaattgaattaattaaaGTTGATTAGGCGGTATGTGACAGTTTGAACTCGTTTCTACTAAGAAAGAATGAAAAACCTATCTTCCCACAATAAATTACGatttaaaaattgaatgtcCATATGAgacagaaaaatttaaatttaaatgggaatgagaaacataaaatattcatctttcaCACTTGACGACGAATTCAGAGATTAGAAaaacatttccaaaaaaaacaatGACGCCGAACCATAAAGAAACATTACTCGGTTAGcaataattgaataaagaatAAACCAACAACAATCATCTTCTAAATTATAAGGTTTTCAGAAAACGttaaacaacaacaacaacaaaaatatttatttcagaatTATCATCTACatgacaacaaaatgaaaataagtcAAACAGATTTAAATATTGATTTGAAAGTTAATGAGATCTTTGGCATGCTtccttgaattcttgtaagtcaTAAGGTTCTGAATTAGTAATAAGGGCATAAATTCTTTTACGAAACGTGTTATATTCTGTCAAATTCCTGATACTCTTAGGTAAAAAGTTATATAATGTAATGTACATATAAGTCGTGCTCCTTTCAGTTAGCGTTAATTTATGACATGGGAAAAAGTACTCATTCATTCTTCTTGTGTTATTCTGATTTTTAAATCTTTGAAAATagttgatatattttcgaaagaaaaatagGCTTCTGTAAATATATAGTCCTGGTACAGTGAGAATATTGTTTCTTGTAAAAGTTCCTCTGCAAGATGttcgaaatttcatattgaacatGGTCCTGATTGCTAGCTTCTGTGTTATAAAAACTTGTTCAGCTTGTGAACTGGAGCCCCAAAAAATTATCCCATATGTAAGTAATGACTGGAAGTTGGCGTAATAAATGGTCTTGATAATATTATTGCTGACTTGGTTCCCTACAGCCCTCAATGTATAACATACAGAGTTCAATCTAGAAATTAGTTGTTCACAATGAGATCTCCAGTTGAGATTCCTATCAATTGTGATTCCTAAGAACTTTACATTTGAGCTTATTTCAACTTCCGTGTCACTGATGTTGATATTCATTGGAAAAATTGTGTTCGATCTTGTGCTGCAGAAATACATAACGTTGGTTTTTTTCGTATTTAATTTGAGATCGCTCATATCACACCAGACTGCAACTTTTGACATTGTTTCTTTCAGATTATAGGTGACTAAATCAACATTTTGGGAAGTTATGAGGATATTGGTATCATCTGCATACAAGTAGATGTTAATACTAACTTCAGATTGGTCCTGAACCATCGGACATgcatttctcatttcttcaacgGAATGCGAAACTTCTTCTGacattatttcatatttctttatCATGGTTGGTATTTCATTCTGGATATCATCCGGTAGGTCATCTATGTACACAATAAAAAGAATAGTACCCTGTGGGACTCCcctaataatttctttttcagaaGATAAAATTCTTTCCCCATTTTCATATAAATTCACAACTTGTCTACGATTCTTCAGGTAACTTTCAAGTAGTTTAAGCGGTGTCCTCTAATTCCATTTAATTCCAGCTTTTTTATGAGTATATTGTGGTCCACAGTATTAAAGGCCTTTGAGAAATCAACAAAGAGACCTGCCGGTATCTCATCATTGTCGAGTGCCGAAACTATCATTTGCAAAAACTCAAACATAGCTGTCTCAGTATTTTTACCTCTTGTGAATCCTTGTTGTCTGTTACTCAGTACCTTGAATTTCCGAAAGAAGTCCAGAAGTCGATTTGCTAGAATTTTCTCTACTATTTTATCAAACGATGTTATGAGGCTGATTGGTCGGTAGTTTGTAAATTCATCCAGATCACCTTTTTTATGACATGGCTTAACAAGAGTGAACTTAAGAGCATCTGGAAATATGGCACTTTTAAAGATTctattaataatgaaatgaatgggtTTCAACAGTCTTGTAACATTCCTTTTGATTAAGTTCAAAGGGATGTCATCATAACCACAAGAGGTCttattcttcatcttcttcaccGTGGTTAGTATCTCATCTTCTGTTACCTCAAATAAGTAGAATGATGTTATTATATTCTATGATTCAATATAGATCTGATTTTAATATGCTTTTATGAATTATTATGTTCATCAATCTCATATTACATTTCAAAGTGACGTCTTattaatcaataaaataaagctAGAAACTTGTTTAAGAATGAACGCATGCGGTTTCGATTCtgcacatcactaacttgtcccaaaagatcaaatttttccatcaattTTACTATTGCTTCacaacgacccaaaagtgctttagttttgtgaactatgactacaaaattttcaccttttttatactgaattttaacaatttcaatacgttgttgaacatttattttcgtttttattaatGTCGTAGTTTAAATGACAGTTGCTCAGATAGTGCgctattaaaaatgaaacctccttagagtaataaacatggaaacctcttattggaaaaaaatcattatgaaattttggcAGTTAACCACGAAGAAATAAATTCCGCCATTGAGGAAACTAAAATACTATCTATATTCATATAAAAGTACAAATTCGGGAGAAATCTTAGCTCATAATCAAATAAACATAGGTGGGTATCATTCTACTATTATATTGACACTACACTCATTATCGAAATTATCATTATCTCTGTAAGAAAATAATCCTGTCAACTAATCCAAAAATATTATCTCTCAATCAACTCTAGTAATCACTCACcatgagataaaataatagtaATGCTGTACCTGGTGTTGCCTTTGAAATCACTGTTATCGCACATTTATCTTTAAACACGTAATatatttgagaaaaatcaaACTATTCTGAGTTTCCCAGGATAAATCACTATCATCATTAAATTTTGTAATAGATCATTTCAACTCATAGCTTGGAATTATgtttgtctgtctgtctgtttgATTTGACATTTTCAGAGTACATTTGAGAtttgaacatttgaaaaataagtcattcaataatttcaaagcTCCTTCATCggaaaaaataagatttttctgGATATTTCATCAAGTTCTGTGCGCAAATAAAGATTAAATAGAGATCTGTACATGCTCGAGCGGACCCATAGAAGCCACTATCGTggttaaagaagaagaagtagaTTTAATGAGACATTATACTTCAGCATGTAACCAAAGGCAACAATTGTTGTCTGTGATAAAACATTTAAATTGGTGAACACAGATATTTCATAGATCTATTGAATTAGATAAATTTGACAACGAACAAAACATcacaattgaaacatagaataacGTTTTCGGAAAACCTTATAATTCATAATCATGAAATCATCGTATTCTTTAACTCAATTAGTGAAATTTGTTCAACAACTATACAAAAACGCAAAAGATTCCTACCTAGCGTCAGTGCGTATTTTAAGCAGCTTTTaaaagctgaaaattcaagatatcGGACATAAcgcacaataaaaaaaatacttactGCTTGAATGTTTTTCCTACGACAATTTTAACATGAACGTGATCACAGTAACATCACCAGATGAGGATAAATAGGCACTAAATTAAAGTGGCATATAGAGCTCTACAGGTTCATCTGTCGTATACTCTCCAAGCCAAATTGCAGTCAATTGATTAATTTTCATTCTCTTCGAAAGTGATTCACTCTACTACAACAGAAAGAGAACATAAAAGATCAAAGATTTGAATGGGTCATTCTATAATGGACAATGATCGTATTGAGTGAGATAAAAATGGGATAGGTTTCAGATGAGCTTTGTGGTCAGGTGTAATTTTTGGATTTGGTAACTTAAAAATCATGATGGAAGCACTCGGGAGCTTCAAAGCGCTCGTCATTTATGATGAGACAACAGAACTGTTGTATGTAATATATGAATTatgatttataataataatttcataacATAGAATTAAGTCTGGATCAAGATATTGAAGTTTAGGTGACTACATTTGTTATTGTTCGAAAAATGGATGAAACGAGTTTCTTATATTGATAAATGATAAAACGCTGTTTTCTGATGggaaaaatactgtgcaagcaaagtAACGGCCTcataagtgttattcagactttTTTCTATTAAGAAGACGAATCTTCGTACAGAAAAGGAATTAAAAAGTTAGAGGCGCATTGGAGTACGTGTATCACTCTTGAATATGATAACGCTGATTAACATAGTCACTTTTTAGGACCAGTGTGGTTAttgacttattgagtgaagtgttaataTAATATCCTTTTGATCTTTGAACGAATAACATCGAGTTCAAACCTAATTTTTCCATAccatttgataaataaataacgaTCCATAGGGTCGTTCAAAAGTGTCTCTAACTTGTCTCAAGTAGAATAAACTTGTCGGTAGGGTGTTAAAACAACCCGAAAAAGTTGTAAATCATTTTGTTCGAAGTACAACAGGTACCTACTGATAAGGTTTTTTTTCCCAGAAACAGACAGGCCCTTTCGCAAAAGTTTTACCTCTCCCCACTAGTTTCGGTTTGCATACCAATACCAAACCAATTCGACTAGTAGTTAAATTTTGTTCAGATAGTACGGAGTTCTCTGAAATAGtgcaaataatttgaaaatatcgatttttaatTGTGCTTAGAAAAGTGATAACTTTGAATCTCCTAAAATgaagtttgaagaaaaaataaatctacACCATCTGAAACATTGGCCCACTTTGGATTCATATTTAAACGAAttctttttgatgaaatacAAATCTAGATGAGTCGTAAAAGAGTGAGTTTTCtagttattattttatataattttaattagTAGTTAATTgtgtataattattgatttcgAGCCTACCGAAGATAGAGAAAGCATTGTCAGAACTCTTGGGATGAGAAAAATTTTTGGTCTCCGATTTAATCATTTCAGATCTTTCTGAACAAATTTGTCTGTCTGTATGTCTGATGCGGTACGTGTTTCTCCACATATTTCTACAAGTCTCAATTTCTGCAATGTTAATGTAATTTAGTATGTATCCTTAGTTCAAGCGAAAGATGATCACAttcaaaatatagttttttcagaattgaatatACGCAAAAGTGAAATTTCCGGGATTTACATATCGGTGATACCGTTGATGTTGACGAGAATAAGTATGGATATTCAACTGACAAGTCCGGTATAGTAAGTAGTACCATAAAAATCTGAAATGCAAAGTCGATAACAACATTGGATTCAGATCCAATAACAAACTAATCAAGGAAAAAATGAATCTCATTATCACATTTCAACTTTTGGAATCCGTCCAATTGCATATGCAGTAAAATTTCCTCAGCAACTATAAAAGCATTTCTCATTAAATTTTTGTACAAAATAGGTTGTTATACGGCATTACATCATCCACAATCAAGAACTCGATCTATGAACTTCAAAGGCTTAAAACCAAAACCAATTGATCAAATTCAACAAATCATTTAGCTTTTGAAAGACAATAAACATTACTGAAATCTTCAGAACCAAATATCAAACGTATGTTCGATCGAAAACGCAAAATCAACCATTTCAACTCATTATAAAACGATGGAAATATTTAGCATTGAAAGTTGTTCTGCAACAAAATTCATATCATGGGTCATAGGACCCATATCAGTCATGAACTAATGTGCAATACAATTTAGGAAAAGCTGTCAAAAATGCAATCAAGTTACTAGACCAAAATGGAAGGTTATCATCTTGTAATTGGTATTGTATTGGAATTTTTAATGCTAGAACGTAATAAAATAGATAAGAAGTGCCCTTCTTGTGGAACCGGAACTAACGTTTTCTTGTTTTGAACAATTAAAAAGTGACTCCAAAGAAAAGTGAAGTAAAAGGATAAAATCACacgtaaaatatttcaaattcaaatttttaatatcTAAGTTGGCACAACTTTACTCTATACTCAAGCGTAGTTAGCGGCATCTGTGATGTAGTTTACCTACATCTCCCC is drawn from Harmonia axyridis chromosome 7, icHarAxyr1.1, whole genome shotgun sequence and contains these coding sequences:
- the LOC123684416 gene encoding leucine-rich repeat-containing G-protein coupled receptor 6 isoform X2, yielding MHVFPILLVLIAIIQIGRSADCKKEIKCQISRVFGMRAADCSNRVFRSFPQCLRADIEVIDLAMNRIRRLRYSDLKRYRHLKALYLQDNLLSTIAADTFDGLDDLTGLDLSGAVTIKIPENIFHLPSLQTLYLSNQLFTNIVEAIEKTKPITSPLAHLDLSYSELERLPNMGVLPTLLKYNVSGNNLTELRVEHFSGLCGLNYLINQNINLSLSNPCDCWSVNNWLKNKVTDFTPFDCQLKENLCESVPFNISDIVTHQDCRIKLKEISTRTFMRKVLLPAAIAFIIILVCVVCYCRRRRRLNKPPQYRIPAEEESVNSFPLKKFENS
- the LOC123684416 gene encoding leucine-rich repeat-containing G-protein coupled receptor 6 isoform X1, whose translation is MYNIKQINLEMHVFPILLVLIAIIQIGRSADCKKEIKCQISRVFGMRAADCSNRVFRSFPQCLRADIEVIDLAMNRIRRLRYSDLKRYRHLKALYLQDNLLSTIAADTFDGLDDLTGLDLSGAVTIKIPENIFHLPSLQTLYLSNQLFTNIVEAIEKTKPITSPLAHLDLSYSELERLPNMGVLPTLLKYNVSGNNLTELRVEHFSGLCGLNYLINQNINLSLSNPCDCWSVNNWLKNKVTDFTPFDCQLKENLCESVPFNISDIVTHQDCRIKLKEISTRTFMRKVLLPAAIAFIIILVCVVCYCRRRRRLNKPPQYRIPAEEESVNSFPLKKFENS